A single region of the Blastopirellula marina genome encodes:
- a CDS encoding ATP-binding protein codes for MVEREAGTKVIPTEVGWEVPEEILARYEVNASSGDSPFVRTYWGNDRETGNGVEIKVIELKSVTSGTRARIEFEASIRHEHPNAQLVPVLDFIRTDTEFYVVMPWNEGISLSQKLTTSPLSVEETIQIGKDLFTALDSLHRRGSLHRDVTPSNMFVRSLSSDPGVIAGAMLGGFGTVKRFHPDQLFGERECETVSFMSPEEAGSIDTDVGPPSDLYAAGILLFRCLAGRLPFQGQGAGAILFEHLTAPVPDLPTINPEVPRDLDELVQRLLRKDPHDRYQLASAVVADLLAIEELLAAGDSGAHVAIGACDRRCTLTEPTFVGREEELKQLNSFIRETRQGKSSVILVEGESGLGKSRLLVEAVRVARRNNNWVLRGQATTNVGQRPYRTLEGIVDGFLSVAQKDRELLSRVQERVGDMADALVAALPSLGAVLQPTGRITDQSPAAFGENRTIDSLIRFLGALGSRDRPAIIILDDCQWADALTYSLIRRWHTQTRQEERHSSLICSFRSEEVNDDHALRSIPRCQQICLLTLRKDEIRQLAESMAGSLPPEAVEVVTRLASGSPFMASAVLRGLVESGALVAEDGAWQVDERAIRDIQSSQEAASFLAHRIEMLPEETIELLSVGALVGKEFSLDTAASLARLTVPAAVGALLHAKDRNLIWERADGGQFVFVHDKIRSSLLDRLDPNEQKQLHLRAALHLQEHSPSRVSEIAYHLDEAGASETALGYALQAAEQARSQFSLEVAERQYRIAQKGAENQPKSIRFRIAEGLGDALMLRGQYPEAAPQFELAAELAEGDLDRAKIQSKLAELSFKRGDMEAATKGFETALRSLGCMVPRNKVLGTILLMWEACKQVLHSCFPKMLLQRKRRPPNDSERLAIQLFALLAHGCWYCRSKLECLSAHLRGLNYAEEFLPSPELASAYSLHAPVACLIPLFKRAIDYAQRSLKLRKEFDDVWGQGQSLNYYSCSLYAAGQYRECIEKGREAIQLLERTGDYWQVHIARYQVAASLYHLGNFREAIAEAKNNHRSGVELGDEQASGIILDVWARATLGNIPDSLFEAELARTRHDAQGRTQLYIAVGIRDLHQGKIESAIAALEQAVNTANSAGIQNAYTAPALPWLATAIRMQAESTVPHAPALRSERIAKAEQIALRAIAAAKVCPNDLPRAIRERAIISAMRGNYRQSRRLFDKSFAVAKQLGAIYEQALTLQHRGQVGQSAGWTDAVHDERESQRLFDELTIEQEAENTRGGQLGTLSLVDRFDTVLHVGRRIASALSTDRIYEEASLGATRLLRGENSLLLEFDRDDALAEPTLVLGASDVPFDRTNLQRATEAGRAMTFIETSNEGDLHRDTTNPRSAIYIPIFVRNRLSACVCVTHSQVVGLFGTDEERLADFVGTIAGAALENAQGFMELTNLNTTLEQRVAERTAAAETRAAELARSNLQLERTAKELRLTEEQLRVAKVAAETANDAKSRFLATMSHEIRTPLNGILGMTELALRTQLTSQQRNCLTVINQSGDALLSLLNDILDISKIEAGKMHLEAIPMQPQGVMTSSVRPLAVNAAKKGLELLYRIAPSVPETVEGDPCRLRQVIMNLVGNAIKFTDHGEVFIDCTVESEEDGPQLHIAVRDTGPGIPEDKLATIFESFEQSDSSTTRRYGGTGLGLAISSQIVALMEGKLWVESKLGHGSTFHVAIPLKSISAEAEMSSNPLDSQRVLLVSEHPTSHGLYQEILEHAGANWERVTLDQALRHVQAANQMGTSDDTVLVLDWGTNSDHLEPWFTKPGSADLFKVPHVVLIPPTGVPAEIDHCSMVTIAKPVSANELVDAIKSAGLGCADSEDIELLDHPKGERSLHILLADDAPVNQEVASGILEVFGHTCEVASTGREALECYQRGKFDLVLMDLEMPEMDGNQATDAIRQWEQENGQRTPIVAMTAHALEGARENCLAAGMDDYLSKPIQPERLKQLLDEIAVSGNVPTA; via the coding sequence ATGGTGGAAAGAGAAGCGGGAACAAAAGTCATCCCAACCGAAGTTGGATGGGAAGTGCCAGAAGAGATTCTCGCGCGATACGAGGTCAATGCATCCAGCGGTGATTCCCCCTTTGTGCGTACGTATTGGGGAAACGACCGAGAAACGGGCAATGGCGTCGAGATTAAAGTCATCGAATTGAAGTCTGTCACTTCAGGCACCCGCGCGCGCATTGAGTTCGAGGCGTCAATCCGCCATGAGCATCCCAACGCCCAGTTGGTTCCGGTGCTCGATTTCATTCGAACGGATACCGAGTTCTATGTGGTAATGCCTTGGAACGAGGGGATTTCGCTAAGTCAAAAGTTGACTACTAGCCCGCTTTCCGTGGAAGAAACCATTCAAATTGGCAAGGATCTCTTCACTGCTCTGGATTCGCTTCATCGGCGAGGTTCCCTGCATCGCGACGTGACGCCTTCGAATATGTTTGTCCGATCGCTAAGTAGCGATCCGGGGGTGATAGCTGGCGCGATGCTTGGTGGATTTGGCACCGTCAAGCGATTCCATCCTGATCAGCTGTTTGGCGAACGAGAATGCGAAACGGTCTCGTTCATGTCGCCTGAAGAAGCAGGCTCGATCGATACCGACGTGGGGCCTCCTTCCGATTTGTATGCGGCGGGAATCTTGCTGTTTCGCTGTTTGGCTGGACGGCTGCCGTTTCAGGGGCAAGGAGCCGGGGCGATCTTGTTCGAGCATCTTACGGCACCGGTGCCTGATTTGCCGACCATTAACCCGGAAGTTCCCCGAGATCTGGATGAACTGGTTCAACGTCTGCTGAGAAAAGATCCACACGACCGCTATCAACTGGCCAGTGCCGTGGTCGCTGACTTGCTTGCGATCGAGGAACTACTCGCCGCCGGTGATTCAGGCGCACACGTCGCGATTGGGGCCTGCGATCGCCGTTGTACGCTGACCGAACCGACATTCGTCGGACGAGAAGAAGAGCTGAAGCAACTTAATAGTTTCATTCGCGAAACACGGCAGGGTAAGTCCTCGGTGATCTTGGTCGAAGGGGAGTCAGGCCTCGGGAAGAGTCGCCTGTTGGTCGAAGCCGTACGTGTGGCTCGACGCAACAACAATTGGGTGCTACGCGGGCAAGCGACAACCAATGTCGGTCAACGTCCCTATCGAACCTTGGAGGGGATCGTCGACGGCTTTCTCTCGGTCGCTCAGAAAGACCGAGAGCTGCTCAGCCGTGTCCAAGAACGCGTGGGAGACATGGCGGATGCTCTGGTGGCTGCGTTGCCATCACTGGGAGCCGTGCTGCAACCGACAGGGCGCATCACCGATCAATCGCCAGCCGCATTTGGTGAAAACAGAACGATCGACTCATTGATCCGTTTTCTCGGAGCATTAGGTAGTCGAGATCGTCCCGCGATCATTATTCTCGACGATTGCCAGTGGGCCGACGCGTTAACTTACAGCTTGATTCGTCGCTGGCACACGCAGACGCGGCAAGAGGAACGCCATAGCTCGCTGATCTGTTCGTTTCGAAGCGAAGAGGTGAACGATGATCACGCGTTACGCTCGATCCCCAGATGCCAACAAATTTGCCTTTTGACCTTGCGAAAGGACGAGATTCGGCAGCTGGCCGAGTCGATGGCCGGTTCGCTACCACCGGAAGCGGTGGAGGTTGTTACACGATTGGCCAGCGGTAGTCCCTTTATGGCCTCGGCCGTATTGCGTGGCCTGGTCGAATCGGGAGCGTTGGTTGCGGAAGATGGTGCCTGGCAGGTCGACGAAAGAGCGATCCGCGATATCCAGTCTTCGCAAGAAGCGGCATCGTTCCTTGCTCATCGAATCGAGATGCTTCCCGAGGAAACGATCGAATTGCTGTCGGTCGGGGCCCTGGTGGGAAAAGAATTCAGCCTGGATACCGCAGCGTCTTTAGCTCGATTAACCGTACCGGCGGCAGTGGGAGCGTTGCTACACGCCAAAGATCGTAACCTGATCTGGGAGCGTGCGGATGGTGGCCAGTTCGTGTTCGTGCACGATAAGATTCGTAGTTCGTTGTTGGATCGACTCGATCCGAATGAACAGAAACAGTTACACCTCCGGGCAGCTTTGCATCTACAGGAACACAGCCCTTCACGCGTTTCCGAAATTGCTTACCACCTGGATGAAGCAGGTGCCTCGGAAACTGCCCTGGGGTATGCCTTGCAGGCCGCAGAACAGGCACGCAGTCAGTTTTCGTTGGAAGTTGCCGAACGGCAATATCGGATCGCGCAGAAGGGGGCGGAGAACCAACCTAAATCCATTCGCTTCCGGATTGCCGAAGGACTTGGTGATGCCCTGATGCTTCGGGGACAATACCCGGAAGCCGCACCACAGTTTGAGCTTGCCGCCGAGCTTGCCGAAGGAGATCTCGATCGCGCCAAGATTCAGAGCAAACTGGCCGAGCTGTCGTTCAAACGCGGCGATATGGAAGCCGCCACCAAAGGCTTTGAAACAGCCCTGCGAAGCTTAGGATGCATGGTCCCCAGAAATAAAGTCCTGGGAACGATTCTGCTCATGTGGGAAGCGTGCAAGCAGGTCCTGCATTCCTGCTTCCCAAAAATGTTGCTCCAACGAAAGCGGCGACCGCCGAATGACTCGGAGCGTCTGGCAATTCAACTTTTCGCCTTGTTGGCGCACGGCTGTTGGTACTGTCGAAGTAAACTGGAATGCCTATCCGCTCACTTGCGCGGGCTGAACTATGCGGAAGAATTCTTGCCAAGCCCTGAACTGGCAAGTGCTTACTCGTTGCACGCGCCGGTTGCGTGTCTGATTCCGTTATTCAAGCGAGCGATTGACTATGCCCAACGGTCGCTGAAATTGCGGAAGGAATTCGACGATGTCTGGGGGCAAGGACAGTCACTAAACTATTATAGTTGTTCGCTTTATGCAGCAGGTCAGTACCGAGAATGCATCGAAAAGGGACGCGAAGCGATTCAACTGCTGGAGCGTACCGGCGACTACTGGCAGGTTCATATTGCACGGTATCAGGTGGCAGCGTCGCTGTATCACCTAGGTAATTTCCGCGAAGCGATTGCCGAGGCGAAGAACAATCATCGGTCCGGCGTGGAACTTGGTGACGAGCAAGCGTCGGGAATTATTCTCGACGTGTGGGCCAGAGCAACGTTGGGCAACATCCCTGACTCGCTTTTCGAGGCAGAACTTGCTCGGACGCGTCACGATGCCCAAGGAAGAACTCAGCTCTATATCGCGGTCGGTATCCGCGACCTTCACCAGGGGAAAATCGAGTCGGCCATTGCGGCGCTTGAGCAAGCCGTTAACACGGCCAACTCGGCAGGCATTCAGAATGCCTACACGGCCCCTGCCCTGCCCTGGCTGGCGACGGCGATTCGCATGCAAGCGGAATCAACCGTGCCTCATGCACCAGCGCTGCGTAGCGAACGAATTGCCAAGGCAGAGCAGATCGCACTGCGGGCAATTGCCGCTGCGAAGGTGTGTCCCAATGATCTACCGAGAGCGATCCGCGAACGCGCAATCATTTCGGCTATGCGAGGAAACTATCGCCAATCACGCCGACTGTTCGATAAGTCGTTTGCGGTCGCGAAACAGCTAGGAGCCATTTACGAACAAGCACTGACGCTACAGCACCGAGGTCAGGTCGGGCAGTCAGCTGGCTGGACAGACGCGGTCCACGACGAACGTGAATCGCAACGGCTGTTTGATGAACTGACCATAGAGCAGGAAGCAGAAAACACTCGCGGTGGTCAGTTGGGAACGTTATCGCTCGTCGATCGATTCGATACAGTGCTGCACGTCGGACGTCGCATAGCCTCCGCACTTTCGACAGATCGAATTTATGAGGAAGCTTCGCTCGGGGCTACTCGTTTGCTGCGTGGCGAAAATAGCTTGCTATTGGAATTCGATCGTGATGATGCCTTAGCGGAACCAACACTCGTGCTCGGAGCTTCGGACGTTCCGTTCGATAGAACGAACCTGCAGCGTGCCACCGAAGCTGGCAGGGCGATGACGTTCATCGAAACGAGCAATGAAGGTGACTTACACCGCGACACGACGAACCCGCGTTCTGCGATTTACATTCCAATTTTCGTGCGAAATCGTCTTTCGGCGTGTGTTTGCGTTACTCATTCGCAGGTCGTTGGTTTGTTCGGCACCGATGAAGAACGCTTGGCAGACTTTGTCGGAACCATCGCTGGTGCTGCGTTGGAAAATGCTCAAGGGTTCATGGAACTGACCAACTTGAACACTACGCTCGAACAGCGTGTTGCCGAACGAACGGCGGCCGCTGAGACGAGAGCGGCAGAGTTGGCTCGATCGAACCTGCAATTGGAGCGAACCGCTAAGGAACTACGTCTGACCGAAGAACAGTTGCGTGTCGCGAAGGTTGCCGCCGAGACGGCCAATGATGCGAAGAGTCGATTCCTGGCCACCATGAGTCACGAGATTCGTACGCCGCTCAACGGCATTCTTGGCATGACCGAGCTGGCCTTGCGGACCCAGCTTACCTCCCAGCAGCGCAACTGTCTGACGGTGATCAACCAATCGGGCGACGCTTTGCTCAGCTTGCTTAACGATATCCTGGATATCTCGAAGATCGAAGCAGGCAAAATGCACTTGGAAGCAATTCCGATGCAGCCACAAGGCGTGATGACATCGTCAGTGCGGCCATTGGCCGTCAACGCCGCCAAGAAGGGATTGGAACTGCTTTATCGCATCGCGCCGAGTGTGCCTGAGACCGTGGAAGGGGATCCGTGCCGACTTCGTCAGGTCATCATGAACCTGGTGGGTAATGCGATAAAGTTCACCGATCATGGGGAAGTGTTTATCGATTGCACAGTCGAGTCAGAAGAAGACGGCCCACAGCTTCACATTGCTGTGCGAGATACGGGGCCGGGGATTCCCGAGGATAAGCTGGCGACCATCTTCGAGTCATTCGAGCAAAGTGACAGTTCGACGACACGCCGTTACGGTGGAACAGGCCTGGGGCTTGCCATCTCGTCACAGATTGTGGCCCTGATGGAAGGCAAGCTGTGGGTGGAAAGTAAACTGGGACATGGAAGTACTTTCCACGTTGCGATTCCGTTGAAATCGATTTCGGCTGAGGCCGAAATGTCCAGCAATCCATTGGACAGCCAGCGAGTTCTGCTCGTTTCCGAGCACCCAACTTCGCACGGTCTTTATCAAGAGATCTTAGAGCACGCTGGAGCCAATTGGGAGCGTGTTACCCTCGATCAGGCTTTGCGACATGTTCAAGCAGCGAACCAGATGGGCACGTCTGACGATACCGTACTGGTTCTCGACTGGGGGACGAATTCAGACCACCTGGAGCCATGGTTTACGAAGCCTGGTTCGGCGGATCTGTTCAAGGTACCCCATGTTGTGCTCATTCCGCCAACTGGTGTGCCTGCGGAAATCGATCACTGCAGCATGGTCACCATTGCCAAGCCAGTTTCCGCGAATGAGTTGGTGGATGCCATCAAGTCGGCAGGCCTTGGGTGTGCAGATTCTGAGGATATTGAGCTGCTAGATCACCCGAAGGGAGAACGCTCGCTGCACATTCTGTTGGCTGACGATGCGCCTGTGAACCAGGAGGTTGCTTCGGGCATTCTGGAAGTGTTTGGCCACACGTGCGAGGTCGCCAGCACCGGACGCGAGGCATTGGAATGTTACCAGCGAGGTAAGTTTGACTTGGTGCTGATGGACCTCGAGATGCCCGAGATGGACGGGAACCAGGCCACCGATGCAATCCGACAATGGGAACAAGAGAACGGTCAACGGACGCCGATCGTTGCGATGACCGCCCATGCCCTGGAAGGCGCACGAGAGAATTGTCTGGCCGCAGGCATGGACGACTATCTATCGAAGCCTATCCAGCCAGAGCGACTGAAGCAGTTGCTCGATGAGATTGCTGTTTCTGGAAACGTACCAACGGCCTAA
- a CDS encoding SAM-dependent methyltransferase — protein sequence MIQSNDSTTFRRPSVIEFFSKDVAEFKRQLTQLESEIDKDAIPQRNDEFHKRTLAAFQQSQVACRDFEREHENDPDLIKEVQARFLDETAPWFSQSWIANRSRTKPSGFAGDYEMLVKLYEEETPARGIGAYIDLCISELPLANAVRGRKDMVREYLLNEIAKREGDLRIMDIACGPCREFLDWPEFEGRNIEVIAMDNDPVALEYIEATVASQLPPSTTLKPVRFNAMRARNAEATKAKYGTFDIIYSVGLADYLTDDHLIGIFSGLGETLSDGGALVIAFKDTDQYDETPYQWHLDWFFYQRTVEDVLNVYDMAGFNTDKMELSRDRTGIIVNYVSHRAPDCIRRLDAAEMPRPSRAGRIAKNGKVVES from the coding sequence ATGATACAGTCGAATGATTCGACCACTTTCAGACGACCAAGTGTGATCGAATTCTTCTCGAAGGACGTGGCGGAATTCAAGCGTCAGCTTACTCAACTGGAGAGCGAGATCGACAAGGATGCCATCCCGCAACGAAACGATGAGTTTCATAAGCGAACGCTCGCCGCCTTTCAGCAATCTCAAGTAGCATGTCGCGATTTCGAGCGGGAACACGAAAACGATCCCGACCTGATCAAAGAAGTTCAAGCACGTTTTCTCGACGAAACCGCTCCCTGGTTCTCGCAAAGCTGGATCGCCAATCGCTCGCGTACCAAGCCTAGCGGTTTCGCCGGGGATTATGAGATGCTCGTAAAACTTTACGAGGAAGAGACTCCGGCCCGAGGAATTGGGGCTTATATCGACCTTTGCATCTCAGAATTGCCTCTGGCAAATGCTGTTCGCGGGCGTAAAGACATGGTACGCGAGTACCTTCTGAACGAAATCGCCAAACGCGAAGGTGATCTGCGCATCATGGACATTGCATGTGGCCCATGCCGCGAGTTTTTGGATTGGCCTGAGTTTGAGGGTCGTAACATTGAAGTAATCGCGATGGATAATGATCCGGTCGCATTGGAGTACATCGAGGCCACTGTCGCATCGCAACTCCCACCTTCGACGACTCTCAAGCCTGTTCGCTTCAATGCCATGCGAGCTCGCAACGCCGAAGCGACCAAGGCGAAGTACGGTACATTCGATATAATCTATAGCGTCGGTTTGGCGGACTACCTCACCGATGACCATCTAATTGGTATCTTTAGTGGGCTTGGCGAAACCTTGTCGGATGGCGGTGCCCTGGTAATCGCCTTTAAGGATACCGATCAATATGACGAAACCCCCTATCAATGGCATTTAGACTGGTTCTTCTATCAACGAACCGTAGAAGATGTGTTAAATGTTTATGATATGGCAGGATTTAACACAGATAAGATGGAATTGTCGCGTGATCGCACAGGGATCATCGTCAACTATGTAAGCCATCGTGCACCGGACTGCATTCGCCGACTAGACGCCGCAGAAATGCCACGCCCCTCCCGAGCTGGGCGAATTGCCAAGAATGGCAAGGTCGTCGAAAGCTAA